DNA from Vicinamibacterales bacterium:
CGTCGCCGCTCACTGCATGCGCCAGTACCTTGAGCGCCACCGTCCGGCCGAGCCGCTCGTCGAGCGCGGCGTAGACGACGCCCATGCCGCCGCGGCCGAGTTCCTCCTGCACCTGATAGGGGCCGATCCGCGCGCCGCGCCGGGCTGGTTCCGCGTCGGGCTCGCTGAGGAGATCGGGGACCGCGGCCCAGGCCGGCTGTTCGAGAAAGCCGGGCGCGCCGTCGTGCGCCTGCAGCAGCGCGCGGACTTCCTCCGCGAGCGACGGATCGCTGGCGGCGGTGCGGGCGAGCAGACGCGCGCGGGCCCCGGCGTCGAGCGGGAGCGCTTCGTCGAAAAGCGCGCCGACCCGGTCCCAGTCGGCCGTCAGGCCTGCAGCTCCCTGGCCAGCCAGGCGCGCGCCAGCGCCCAGCGTCGTTTGACGGTGGCGGGGGAGAGGTGCATCGCCTCGGCGGTCTCCTCGATCGACAGCCCGCCAAAGAAACGGAGTTCGACGAGCCGCGCCTGATCGGCGTCCAGCGCGGCGAGACGCTCCAGCGCGGCGTCCAGCGTCACGAGCTCGAAGCCACGCGCCTCGGCCGCCGCCGGCAGCGCCTCGTCGAAGGTGACGCGCGGCGCGCCGCCGCCGCGTTTGAGCGCGTCGCGCGCCCGCGCCCGCTCGACCAGCACCTGCCGCATGGTGTGCGCCGCGATCGCGCAGAAGTGCGCGCGGTTCTGCCAGCGCTCGGGGCGATCCTTCTGGAGCTTGAGATACGCCTCGTGCACGAGCGCGGTCGGCTGCAGGGTCTGGCCCGGACGCTCGCCGCGCAGGTAGTGCGCGGCGAGGCGGCGCAGCTCGGCGTAGACCGCCGGCAGCAGTGCGTCCGCGTCCGGCGGCCCGCCCGGGCCGCCCGGCCCGCCTCGGCCGCGCGGGCCGCCGGACGCGACCGGTTCGGCCGCTCGCGGCGCCGCCCGTGTGCCCGCTCCGCGCGCCGCGCTCCGTCCGCTCGTTCGCCTCTGCATGTGAGCCGGCGTGCCGCCGCCTGCTAGCTGCGTTCGATGGTGATCGTCTTGATGGTCACCGGGGTGACCGGCTTGTCCTGACGTCCGGTCGGCACGGCCCCGATCTTCTTCACGACGTCCATCCCCTCGACCACTTCCCCGAACACCGAGTGGCGGTTGTCGAGGTGCGGTGTCGGTCCGAGCGTGATGAAGAACTGGCTGCCGTTGGTGTTCGGCCCCGCGTTGGCCATCGACAGGATGCCGGCCTTGACGTGACGCAGGGTCGGATGGAACTCGTCGGCGAAGTTGTAGCCGGGGCCGCCGGTCCCCTGTCCGAGGCGATCGCCCCCCTGGATCATGAAGCCGTTGATCACGCGATGGAAGATGACGCCATCGTAGAACGGCGTCTTGCGGCGCTCGCCGGTGGCGGGGTCGCGCCACTCCTTGCTCCCCTCGGCCAGCCCGACGAAATTGGCGACGGTGTTGGGCGCCTGCTCGTCGAACA
Protein-coding regions in this window:
- a CDS encoding peptidylprolyl isomerase, which gives rise to MATYANVETSEGNFKIQLFDEQAPNTVANFVGLAEGSKEWRDPATGERRKTPFYDGVIFHRVINGFMIQGGDRLGQGTGGPGYNFADEFHPTLRHVKAGILSMANAGPNTNGSQFFITLGPTPHLDNRHSVFGEVVEGMDVVKKIGAVPTGRQDKPVTPVTIKTITIERS
- a CDS encoding ECF-type sigma factor; translated protein: MQRRTSGRSAARGAGTRAAPRAAEPVASGGPRGRGGPGGPGGPPDADALLPAVYAELRRLAAHYLRGERPGQTLQPTALVHEAYLKLQKDRPERWQNRAHFCAIAAHTMRQVLVERARARDALKRGGGAPRVTFDEALPAAAEARGFELVTLDAALERLAALDADQARLVELRFFGGLSIEETAEAMHLSPATVKRRWALARAWLARELQA